Proteins encoded together in one Trueperaceae bacterium window:
- a CDS encoding 1-deoxy-D-xylulose-5-phosphate synthase, with protein MLAGIDQPADLKRLKPGELPELAEELRSEIIRVCSLAGGHLASSLGAVELTVALHYLYDTRRDRIVWDVGHQTYGHKILTGRKDRIGSIRQPGGLAGFTSTSESEHDALTVGHASTSLAAALGMALARDARRADHEVAAVIGDGALTGGMALAALNQIGHLKPRMLIVLNDNEMSISENVGGINHYMRTLQVQPWFQRAEDRAKARLVRFSEPLAELGSRAKKAARRFFDPASNNPFHAMGLRYVGPIDGHDIPQLLYYLAKIRELDGPTMLHIVTRKGKGYKVAESDPITWHGASAFDPDHPVAKAGGGTWARAFGDAVTALASADDRVWVITPAMREGSGLVEYSKVHPDRFLDVGIAEDVAVTVGAGLALRGEKPVVAIYSTFLQRGFDQVVHDVALEGLDVLFAVDRAGLVGGDGATHQGVYDIAYLRSVPNVSVAMPRDALEMRGMLKAALRLGGPKVIRWPRGAVRPAPDLPVAEWPEVEWGTWEVVKEGSEVHVLGLGPTVGYALEAAAGDPRVGVVNARFVKPLDSKLLARLATTAKALVTVEDHTVVGGLGSAVLEALSDLGSALPVVRLGIHDVIVPHGDPAKQHEELGYGPKAIRRAIGELIGGVGAGAASRNIA; from the coding sequence CTGCTGGCCGGCATCGACCAACCCGCCGACCTCAAGCGCCTCAAGCCGGGGGAGCTGCCGGAACTCGCCGAGGAGCTCCGCAGCGAGATCATCCGCGTCTGCTCGCTGGCCGGGGGGCACCTCGCCTCCAGCCTGGGGGCCGTCGAGCTGACGGTGGCGCTCCACTACCTCTACGACACCCGTCGCGACCGCATCGTGTGGGACGTCGGCCACCAGACCTACGGGCACAAGATCCTCACGGGCCGCAAGGACCGCATCGGCTCCATCCGGCAGCCAGGGGGGCTCGCGGGCTTCACCTCCACCAGTGAGTCGGAGCACGACGCCCTCACCGTCGGCCACGCGTCCACCAGCCTGGCGGCGGCGCTCGGCATGGCGTTGGCGCGCGACGCGCGCCGCGCAGACCACGAGGTGGCGGCCGTGATCGGCGACGGCGCCCTCACGGGCGGCATGGCGCTGGCGGCCCTCAACCAGATCGGGCACCTCAAGCCGCGCATGCTCATCGTGCTCAACGACAACGAGATGTCGATCAGCGAGAACGTGGGCGGCATCAACCACTACATGCGCACCCTCCAGGTCCAACCCTGGTTCCAACGGGCGGAGGACCGCGCCAAGGCCCGCCTCGTGCGCTTCTCCGAGCCGCTGGCGGAGCTTGGCAGCCGCGCGAAGAAGGCGGCCAGGCGCTTCTTCGACCCGGCCAGCAACAACCCGTTCCACGCCATGGGCCTGCGCTACGTCGGCCCCATCGACGGTCACGACATCCCGCAGCTCCTCTACTACCTCGCCAAGATAAGGGAGCTCGACGGGCCCACCATGCTGCACATCGTCACGCGCAAGGGCAAGGGCTACAAGGTGGCGGAGAGCGACCCCATCACCTGGCACGGCGCCTCGGCCTTCGACCCCGACCACCCGGTGGCCAAGGCGGGCGGCGGCACCTGGGCGCGCGCCTTCGGCGACGCCGTCACGGCGCTGGCCAGCGCCGACGACCGCGTGTGGGTCATCACGCCGGCCATGCGGGAGGGGAGCGGCCTCGTCGAGTACAGCAAGGTCCACCCGGACCGCTTCCTCGACGTGGGGATAGCCGAGGACGTGGCCGTCACTGTCGGCGCCGGCCTCGCGCTGCGAGGCGAGAAGCCCGTCGTGGCCATCTACTCGACCTTCCTGCAGCGCGGCTTCGACCAGGTCGTCCACGACGTGGCGCTCGAGGGCCTCGACGTGCTGTTCGCCGTCGACCGGGCCGGCCTGGTGGGCGGCGACGGCGCCACCCACCAGGGCGTCTACGACATCGCCTACCTTAGAAGCGTGCCCAACGTGAGCGTCGCCATGCCGCGCGACGCCCTCGAGATGCGCGGCATGCTCAAGGCGGCGTTGCGCTTGGGCGGCCCCAAGGTCATCAGGTGGCCGCGCGGCGCCGTTAGGCCCGCCCCGGACCTCCCCGTGGCCGAGTGGCCGGAGGTCGAGTGGGGCACCTGGGAGGTCGTCAAGGAGGGCAGCGAGGTCCACGTGCTGGGGCTGGGCCCCACCGTCGGCTACGCCCTGGAGGCCGCCGCCGGCGACCCGCGCGTCGGGGTCGTCAACGCCCGCTTCGTGAAGCCCCTCGACTCCAAGCTGTTGGCGCGGCTAGCGACCACGGCCAAGGCCCTCGTGACGGTGGAGGACCACACGGTGGTGGGTGGGCTCGGCAGCGCCGTCTTGGAGGCCCTCTCCGATCTCGGCAGCGCCCTGCCCGTCGTGCGCCTCGGCATCCACGACGTGATCGTGCCGCACGGCGACCCGGCCAAGCAGCACGAGGAGCTCGGCTACGGCCCCAAGGCCATAAGGCGCGCCATCGGCGAACTCATCGGAGGCGTCGGCGCCGGGGCGGCTTCGCGCAACATCGCCTGA
- the purD gene encoding phosphoribosylamine--glycine ligase: MTKVVVVGEGGREQALAWALRAGGAEVTHAPTLAPGGSVAALARAVLAQAPRLVVIGPEAPLVAGLADELRAHGVAVFGPSRLAARLEGSKAYAKAFMRRHGVPTAAFAAFDDEAAALDHLARAPVPVVVKDSGLAAGKGVTVALSREEAEAAVRAVFEGGRDGAEVVIEERLTGPELTVMLLVSDGVHVALPLARDHKRLEDGDRGAMTGGMGAVAPVALADPGLRDVIERTIVAPTLAGIAAEGMLYRGVLYLGLMLTPEGPKVLEYNVRFGDPEAQAVLPLLAGNAPELLLAVAEGRLAGADVAWHGGASVCVVMAAPGYPEAPRRGVPVRPPTTLPAGVSLFAGGMVPGGAPGEYLTTGGRVLSVVAVAESVAAARRLAYGVVAEVHFPGAQYRTDVGA, translated from the coding sequence GTGACGAAGGTCGTCGTGGTCGGCGAGGGCGGTCGCGAGCAGGCGCTGGCCTGGGCGCTACGCGCCGGCGGCGCCGAGGTGACGCACGCGCCCACGCTCGCGCCGGGCGGGAGCGTGGCGGCACTGGCGCGCGCCGTGCTGGCGCAGGCGCCGCGACTGGTCGTGATCGGGCCGGAGGCGCCCCTCGTGGCCGGCCTGGCGGATGAGCTGCGGGCGCACGGGGTGGCGGTGTTCGGCCCGTCGCGCCTGGCGGCGCGGCTCGAGGGCTCGAAGGCCTACGCCAAGGCGTTCATGCGGCGCCACGGCGTGCCAACGGCGGCGTTCGCCGCGTTCGACGACGAGGCGGCGGCGCTCGACCACCTGGCCAGGGCGCCCGTTCCCGTCGTCGTCAAGGACTCCGGGCTGGCGGCGGGCAAGGGCGTGACCGTCGCCCTGAGCCGCGAGGAGGCCGAGGCGGCCGTGCGCGCCGTGTTCGAGGGCGGGCGGGACGGCGCCGAGGTGGTCATCGAGGAGCGCCTCACCGGCCCCGAGCTCACCGTCATGCTCCTGGTGTCGGACGGCGTCCACGTCGCCCTGCCCCTCGCCCGCGACCACAAGCGGCTGGAGGACGGCGACCGGGGCGCCATGACGGGCGGCATGGGCGCCGTGGCGCCCGTGGCCCTCGCCGACCCGGGGTTGCGCGACGTCATCGAACGCACCATCGTGGCGCCCACCCTCGCCGGCATCGCGGCGGAGGGGATGCTCTACCGCGGCGTCCTGTACCTGGGCCTCATGCTCACGCCCGAGGGGCCCAAGGTGCTCGAGTACAACGTGCGCTTCGGCGACCCCGAGGCGCAGGCCGTGCTCCCCCTCCTCGCCGGCAACGCGCCGGAGCTCCTCCTGGCCGTGGCCGAGGGGCGCCTGGCGGGCGCGGACGTCGCCTGGCACGGCGGCGCCAGCGTCTGCGTGGTCATGGCCGCGCCCGGCTACCCCGAGGCGCCGCGGCGGGGCGTGCCGGTGCGGCCGCCCACCACCCTCCCCGCCGGAGTGAGCCTCTTCGCGGGAGGCATGGTGCCCGGCGGCGCCCCCGGCGAGTACCTCACCACCGGTGGGCGCGTCCTCAGCGTCGTGGCGGTGGCGGAGAGCGTCGCCGCGGCGCGGCGCCTCGCCTACGGGGTCGTGGCCGAGGTGCACTTCCCGGGAGCGCAGTACCGGACCGACGTCGGCGCGTGA
- a CDS encoding phosphoribosylglycinamide formyltransferase, with protein sequence MTTAAPTAGRFPLGRPARLAVLASGRGSNLQALLTAFPPGHELASVVLVVSNKAGAQALERARAAGVAAHHVAWPDRATFEAALGELLREAEVDLVCLAGFMRLLSPAFTAAWTGRLLNVHPSLLPAFPGLDAHGQALRAGVAETGCTVHMVDEGVDTGPVVLQRRVKVVEGDDAASLAARVLAAEHVAYPEAVRLVLRGEWDGGRA encoded by the coding sequence GTGACGACCGCCGCGCCAACCGCCGGGCGCTTCCCGCTCGGTCGCCCCGCCCGCCTGGCGGTCCTCGCGTCGGGGCGCGGCTCCAACCTCCAGGCGCTGCTGACCGCCTTCCCGCCCGGACACGAGCTGGCGAGCGTGGTGCTCGTGGTGAGCAACAAGGCCGGCGCCCAGGCGCTCGAGCGCGCCCGCGCCGCCGGCGTGGCCGCGCATCACGTGGCGTGGCCCGACCGGGCCACCTTCGAGGCCGCGCTCGGCGAGCTCCTGCGCGAGGCCGAGGTCGACCTCGTGTGCCTCGCCGGGTTCATGCGCCTGCTGTCGCCGGCCTTCACCGCCGCCTGGACCGGGCGGCTACTCAACGTCCACCCGAGCCTCCTGCCGGCCTTCCCCGGCCTCGACGCGCACGGCCAGGCGCTGCGGGCGGGCGTGGCGGAGACGGGCTGCACGGTCCACATGGTGGACGAGGGGGTCGACACCGGCCCCGTCGTCCTGCAGCGCCGCGTGAAGGTGGTCGAGGGCGACGACGCCGCGAGCCTGGCGGCGCGGGTGCTGGCGGCCGAGCACGTCGCCTACCCGGAGGCCGTGCGGCTCGTGCTGCGCGGCGAGTGGGACGGAGGGCGGGCGTGA
- a CDS encoding MBL fold metallo-hydrolase, giving the protein MSVLQDLDSAALRRGEVPPDTVPPDYPRVRDLGGGVLQLDTGHLGNPGTIGVFALPLPTGGFALVESGPGSTRAPVLAGLREAGLDPAELRYVLLTHIHLDHAGATGALVAGTGAEVVVHEVGARHVIDPARLMASALRVYGDALTTLWGHMLPVPAERVRAVSGGEVLDVGGLRVRVVATPGHASHHVSYLLDDGTLFTGDSAGVRLGGAELLRPALPPPDLDLEAWEASVERMLALTPERLVLTHFGPVTGREAAARHLRLVPVRNRLWSEHVLAGMNAGEDEAALVAGVRRLEDAELAEAGVLPGIRLRYKVTSDAAMTVGGVTRYFAKLHPERLTPR; this is encoded by the coding sequence GTGAGCGTGCTGCAGGACCTGGATAGCGCGGCGCTAAGGCGGGGCGAGGTCCCGCCAGACACCGTGCCGCCAGATTACCCCCGCGTGCGCGACCTCGGCGGCGGGGTGCTGCAACTCGACACGGGTCACCTCGGCAACCCGGGCACCATCGGCGTGTTCGCGCTGCCGCTCCCGACGGGCGGCTTCGCCCTCGTCGAGAGCGGACCGGGCAGCACGCGGGCCCCCGTGCTGGCGGGCCTGCGCGAGGCCGGTCTCGACCCGGCCGAGCTGCGCTACGTGCTGCTGACCCACATCCACCTGGATCACGCCGGGGCCACCGGCGCGCTCGTGGCCGGGACGGGGGCGGAGGTCGTCGTCCACGAGGTGGGTGCCAGGCACGTGATCGACCCGGCGCGCCTGATGGCCAGCGCCCTCCGCGTCTACGGCGACGCCCTCACCACGCTGTGGGGTCACATGCTGCCCGTGCCGGCCGAGCGCGTCAGGGCGGTGAGCGGCGGCGAGGTCCTCGACGTCGGCGGCCTGCGCGTGCGGGTCGTGGCCACCCCCGGCCACGCCTCCCACCACGTCAGCTACCTCCTCGACGACGGCACCCTGTTCACCGGCGACAGCGCCGGCGTGCGGCTTGGCGGCGCCGAGTTGTTGCGGCCCGCCCTGCCGCCCCCGGACCTCGACCTGGAGGCGTGGGAGGCGAGCGTTGAGCGCATGCTGGCGCTGACTCCCGAGCGGCTCGTCCTCACGCACTTCGGGCCCGTCACGGGGCGGGAGGCGGCCGCGCGCCACCTCCGGCTCGTGCCGGTCCGCAACCGCCTGTGGAGCGAGCACGTGCTGGCCGGCATGAACGCGGGCGAGGACGAGGCCGCCCTCGTGGCGGGCGTCAGGCGCCTGGAGGACGCCGAGCTGGCGGAGGCTGGCGTGCTGCCCGGCATCCGCCTGCGCTACAAGGTCACCTCCGACGCGGCCATGACGGTCGGCGGGGTCACGCGCTACTTCGCCAAGCTCCACCCGGAGCGGTTGACGCCGAGGTGA
- a CDS encoding fumarylacetoacetate hydrolase family protein: MQRVRYRSFDGVHWGELEGGMIHQLTGMLGGPSGHRVPLSDVSLLPPCDPNVIVCVGRNYAEHIREMGNDRSGLPQEPGLFLKGLNALSGAGDDVPYPSWTSDLQYEGELAVVISREMRDVSEADALEYVLGYTCALDVTARDKQRSDLQWVRGKSADGFCPVGPWLETDLDPANLRLTTKVNGVVKQAGTTADMIFPVARVLAYISTFMTLGPGDVVLTGTPEGVGRLHPGDTVEVTVEGIGTLTNQVAAAAAGPGEPAERGA; encoded by the coding sequence ATGCAGCGCGTTAGGTACCGGAGCTTCGACGGCGTCCACTGGGGCGAGCTCGAGGGCGGCATGATCCACCAGCTGACCGGCATGCTCGGCGGCCCCAGCGGCCACAGGGTCCCCCTCTCGGACGTCTCGCTTCTGCCCCCCTGCGACCCGAACGTCATCGTCTGCGTGGGCCGCAACTACGCCGAACACATCCGCGAGATGGGCAACGACCGCAGCGGCCTGCCGCAGGAACCTGGCCTGTTCCTCAAGGGCCTCAACGCCCTGAGCGGCGCCGGCGACGACGTGCCCTACCCGAGCTGGACGAGCGACCTGCAGTACGAGGGCGAGCTGGCGGTCGTGATATCGCGCGAGATGCGGGACGTGAGCGAGGCCGACGCCCTCGAGTACGTGCTTGGCTACACCTGCGCTCTCGACGTGACGGCCCGCGACAAGCAACGCTCCGACCTGCAGTGGGTCCGGGGCAAGTCGGCCGACGGCTTCTGCCCGGTCGGGCCGTGGCTCGAGACCGACCTGGACCCCGCCAACCTGCGGCTGACGACGAAGGTGAACGGCGTCGTCAAGCAGGCGGGCACCACCGCCGACATGATCTTCCCCGTGGCGCGGGTGCTGGCCTACATCAGCACCTTCATGACGCTGGGCCCGGGCGACGTGGTCCTCACCGGCACCCCGGAGGGGGTCGGCCGGCTCCACCCGGGCGACACGGTCGAGGTGACCGTCGAGGGGATCGGCACGCTGACCAACCAGGTGGCGGCCGCGGCCGCCGGCCCGGGCGAGCCGGCCGAACGCGGCGCGTGA
- a CDS encoding ABC-F family ATP-binding cassette domain-containing protein, whose translation MLLAALQSVEKAYGEQVVLAAATLELRDGERVALVGRNGSGKSTLLRLLMRSEEPDRGTVFHGADVRLALLDQDPRFDAAETVVSVSERAFAELDELEERLRALEAAGLDDPDVYHRWETVHATFERRGGYARRARRDAVLTALGFAGRHDESVARLSGGERTRLGLARLLMAQPDVLLLDEPTNHLDIEMRTWLEGHLSRYPGAALVVSHDRAFLDGACSRTAEVSRGELRLGPGNPSAYRAARAEAERIQALTRANQERELQRLDAAAAQMKRWAGQSAKLHRRAKAMERRADRYEDAMVDELASPERTTRFTFDSDPSGAIVLTAEHLSKGFGGRRLFDDLTLELRQGERVALVGPNGAGKTTLLRLLLGELTSDHPLGAVRTGARVRLGYYDQELRSVDGDATLFEELLRRMGDAEAHNALGRFLFPYEAQFKRVSDLSGGERARLALLELTLARCNLLVLDEPTNHLDVEMIEALEAALAAYEGTLLLVSHDRRFLAKLATRVWEVADGRFTDHRGDWDYYLRMRGRAAAARVAADEERLAEPPRRAEPAGGGAPSRWRLERRLAELEGEVAAVEERLAAVADLLGRPADLAPGQLLELGVSLAEEPGPPPGQGEMLAALGARHADLDAELGRLMAEWDDIADRLTDRLTAKEA comes from the coding sequence ATGCTCCTGGCCGCGCTCCAATCCGTCGAGAAGGCCTACGGCGAGCAGGTCGTGCTCGCCGCCGCCACCCTCGAACTGCGTGACGGCGAGCGCGTGGCGCTCGTCGGCCGCAACGGCTCGGGCAAGTCGACGCTCCTGCGCCTCCTCATGCGCAGCGAGGAGCCCGACCGCGGCACCGTCTTCCACGGCGCCGACGTGCGCCTCGCGCTCCTCGACCAGGACCCGCGCTTCGACGCGGCCGAGACGGTCGTTAGCGTCTCGGAGCGCGCCTTCGCCGAGCTTGACGAGCTCGAGGAGCGACTACGCGCCCTCGAGGCCGCCGGGCTCGACGACCCGGACGTCTACCACCGCTGGGAGACCGTGCACGCCACCTTCGAACGACGCGGCGGCTACGCTCGGCGCGCGCGCCGCGACGCCGTCCTCACCGCCCTCGGCTTCGCCGGCCGCCACGACGAGAGCGTCGCGCGCCTGTCGGGCGGCGAACGCACGCGCCTCGGCCTCGCCCGCCTCCTCATGGCGCAACCCGACGTGCTCCTCCTCGACGAGCCCACCAACCACCTGGACATCGAGATGCGCACCTGGCTGGAGGGCCACCTGTCGCGCTACCCCGGCGCGGCCCTCGTCGTCTCGCACGACCGCGCCTTCCTCGACGGCGCCTGCTCGCGCACCGCCGAGGTGAGCAGGGGCGAGCTCCGCCTCGGCCCGGGCAACCCGAGCGCCTACCGGGCGGCGCGCGCCGAGGCGGAACGGATCCAGGCCCTCACGCGCGCCAACCAGGAGCGCGAGCTCCAGCGGCTCGACGCCGCCGCCGCGCAGATGAAGCGCTGGGCCGGGCAGAGCGCCAAGCTGCACCGCCGCGCCAAGGCCATGGAGCGACGCGCGGACCGCTACGAGGACGCCATGGTGGACGAGCTCGCCTCCCCGGAACGCACCACGCGCTTCACCTTCGACTCCGACCCGAGCGGCGCCATCGTCCTCACCGCCGAACACCTGAGCAAGGGCTTCGGGGGGAGGCGCCTCTTCGATGACCTCACGCTCGAGCTGCGCCAGGGGGAGCGCGTCGCGCTGGTGGGGCCCAACGGGGCGGGCAAGACTACCCTGCTCCGTCTCCTCCTCGGCGAGCTGACCTCGGACCACCCGCTCGGTGCCGTGAGGACCGGCGCGCGCGTGCGGCTCGGGTACTACGACCAGGAGCTGAGGAGCGTCGACGGCGACGCCACCCTGTTCGAGGAGCTGCTGCGCCGCATGGGCGACGCCGAGGCGCATAACGCCCTCGGGCGCTTCCTGTTCCCGTACGAGGCGCAGTTCAAGCGCGTCTCCGACCTGTCTGGCGGGGAGCGGGCGCGGCTGGCGCTCCTGGAACTCACGCTCGCGCGCTGCAACCTGCTCGTCCTCGACGAACCCACCAACCACCTGGACGTCGAGATGATCGAGGCGCTCGAGGCCGCCCTCGCGGCGTACGAGGGCACGCTGCTGCTCGTGTCGCACGACAGGCGCTTCCTCGCCAAGCTCGCCACGCGCGTCTGGGAGGTGGCTGACGGTCGCTTCACCGACCACCGCGGCGACTGGGACTACTACCTGCGCATGCGCGGCCGCGCCGCCGCCGCGCGGGTCGCCGCCGACGAGGAGCGCCTCGCCGAGCCCCCGCGCCGCGCCGAGCCGGCGGGAGGCGGCGCCCCGTCGCGGTGGCGGCTCGAGCGGCGCCTGGCCGAGCTGGAGGGGGAGGTGGCGGCGGTGGAGGAGAGGCTGGCCGCGGTCGCGGACCTGCTGGGGCGCCCCGCCGACCTCGCGCCCGGGCAGCTGCTGGAGCTCGGCGTGAGCCTGGCCGAGGAGCCCGGGCCCCCGCCCGGCCAGGGCGAGATGCTGGCGGCCCTCGGCGCGCGCCACGCCGACCTCGACGCCGAGCTGGGGCGGCTCATGGCCGAATGGGACGACATAGCGGATAGGCTGACGGATAGGCTGACCGCCAAGGAGGCGTGA
- the ugpC gene encoding sn-glycerol-3-phosphate ABC transporter ATP-binding protein UgpC, whose product MAEVVLEHVYKRFGNVTAVSDFNLHIADEEFMVFVGPSGCGKTTTLRMIAGLEEITEGTCRIGDRIVNDVPPKDRDIAMVFQNYALYPHMNVYQNMSFGLRLRHTPKPEIDKRVREAAGILQIEHLLERRPRELSGGQRQRVALGRAIVREPKVFLMDEPLSNLDAKLRVEMRASITKLHQRLGVTTVYVTHDQVEAMTMGTRIVVMKDGFIQQVDSPINLYDKPVNKFVAGFIGSPAMNFMVGTVQDGRLKSPQFDLKPDAELAAKLASHNGKKVYVGIRPEAIDLKGYSDIPEGDNVIQAVVDVVEPLGAETHVIASVGGDQSIVARVDPHAHVRPGDKIEFLARLSALHAFDMESEANIRYG is encoded by the coding sequence GTGGCAGAGGTAGTACTCGAGCACGTCTACAAGCGGTTCGGCAACGTCACCGCCGTTAGCGACTTCAACCTGCATATCGCCGACGAGGAGTTCATGGTGTTCGTCGGACCCTCCGGCTGCGGCAAGACCACCACGCTGCGCATGATCGCCGGGCTCGAGGAGATCACCGAGGGCACCTGCCGCATCGGCGACCGCATCGTCAACGACGTGCCGCCCAAGGACCGCGACATCGCGATGGTGTTCCAGAACTACGCGCTCTACCCGCACATGAACGTGTACCAGAACATGTCGTTCGGGTTGCGCCTCCGCCACACGCCCAAGCCAGAGATCGACAAGCGCGTCCGCGAGGCCGCCGGCATCCTCCAGATCGAGCACCTGCTCGAGCGCCGCCCCCGCGAGCTGTCGGGCGGCCAGCGCCAGCGCGTGGCCCTCGGCCGCGCCATCGTGCGCGAACCCAAGGTCTTCCTGATGGACGAGCCGCTCTCCAACCTCGACGCCAAGCTGCGCGTCGAGATGCGCGCCAGCATCACCAAGCTGCACCAGCGCCTGGGCGTCACCACCGTCTACGTCACCCACGACCAGGTGGAGGCCATGACGATGGGCACGCGCATCGTCGTCATGAAGGACGGCTTCATCCAGCAGGTCGACAGCCCCATCAACCTCTACGACAAGCCCGTCAACAAGTTCGTCGCGGGCTTCATCGGTTCGCCCGCCATGAACTTCATGGTCGGCACCGTCCAGGACGGGCGCCTCAAGAGCCCCCAGTTCGACCTCAAGCCCGACGCCGAGCTGGCCGCCAAGCTCGCGTCCCACAACGGCAAGAAGGTGTACGTGGGCATCCGCCCCGAGGCCATCGACCTCAAGGGCTACTCCGACATCCCGGAAGGCGACAACGTCATCCAGGCCGTCGTCGACGTGGTCGAGCCCCTCGGCGCCGAGACGCACGTGATCGCCTCCGTGGGCGGCGATCAGAGCATCGTGGCGCGCGTCGACCCGCACGCCCACGTGCGGCCCGGCGACAAGATCGAGTTCCTGGCGCGCCTCAGCGCCCTGCACGCCTTCGACATGGAGAGCGAAGCCAACATCCGCTACGGCTGA
- a CDS encoding ABC transporter ATP-binding protein, with product MPHAVRMRGITKTFPLVVANQDVDLTVDWGEVHALIGENGAGKSTLMKILYGIQPADSGTTEVDGHEVAIRSARDAIARGIGMVHQHFMLVEPLTVTENIVLGAEPRLGPALDMRAATRRTEALIEEFGFDIEADTRIEDLPVGLQQQVEILKALYRQARILILDEPTAVLTPQETRGLFRFLRDFAAKGNATIFISHKLDEVMEICDRMSVMRDGRMVGTVARAHTDQRRLANMMVGRDVLLRVQKKPAEPGAVALEVRNLVLKHPVKPRNVLDEVSFQVRRGEILGVAGVEGNGQSELVEVITGLRRADSGAVLVETTADAHLTDITEHDVRQRHEEGLSHVPEDRNGRGLVTEFSAALNSVLGDHYRPPYTGPFGLLQEDAIVTHARRLIKDYDVRPTDPEITVSHYSGGNAQKLIVARELERGPSVLVMAQPTRGVDIGAIEFIHRRIVAARDSGLPVLLVSADLNEVMSLSDRIIVMYEGRVMGELTADAATPERLGLLMAGSVEQPSA from the coding sequence ATGCCTCATGCAGTCCGTATGCGGGGGATCACCAAGACCTTCCCGCTGGTGGTCGCCAACCAGGACGTCGACCTCACCGTCGACTGGGGCGAGGTTCACGCCCTCATCGGTGAGAACGGCGCCGGCAAGAGCACCCTCATGAAGATCCTCTACGGCATCCAGCCGGCCGACAGCGGCACCACCGAGGTCGACGGCCACGAGGTCGCGATCCGCTCCGCACGCGACGCCATCGCGCGCGGCATCGGCATGGTGCACCAGCACTTCATGCTGGTGGAACCCCTGACGGTGACGGAGAACATCGTGTTGGGAGCGGAGCCGCGCCTTGGGCCGGCGCTGGACATGCGGGCCGCCACGCGCCGCACCGAGGCGCTCATCGAGGAGTTCGGTTTCGACATCGAGGCCGACACGCGCATCGAGGACCTGCCCGTCGGCCTGCAGCAGCAGGTCGAGATCCTCAAGGCCCTCTACCGCCAGGCGCGCATCCTCATCCTCGACGAGCCGACGGCGGTGCTCACCCCGCAGGAGACCCGCGGCCTGTTCCGCTTCCTGCGCGACTTCGCCGCCAAGGGCAACGCCACCATCTTCATCAGCCACAAGCTCGACGAGGTCATGGAGATCTGCGACCGCATGAGCGTGATGCGCGACGGCCGCATGGTGGGCACGGTCGCTCGCGCGCACACGGACCAGCGCCGCCTGGCCAACATGATGGTGGGCCGCGACGTGCTGCTGCGCGTGCAGAAGAAGCCGGCCGAGCCGGGCGCGGTGGCGCTGGAGGTCCGCAACCTGGTCCTCAAGCACCCGGTGAAGCCGCGCAACGTCCTCGACGAGGTGAGCTTCCAGGTGCGCCGCGGCGAGATCCTCGGCGTGGCGGGCGTGGAGGGGAACGGCCAGTCGGAGCTGGTCGAGGTCATCACGGGCCTGCGCCGCGCCGACTCGGGCGCGGTGTTGGTGGAGACGACAGCGGACGCCCACCTGACGGACATCACCGAGCACGACGTGAGGCAGCGTCACGAGGAGGGCCTGAGCCACGTGCCGGAGGACCGCAACGGCCGCGGCCTGGTGACGGAGTTCTCGGCCGCGCTCAACTCGGTACTGGGCGATCACTACCGCCCGCCCTACACGGGCCCGTTCGGGCTCCTGCAGGAGGACGCCATCGTCACGCACGCGCGCCGCCTCATCAAGGACTACGACGTGCGGCCGACCGACCCGGAGATCACCGTGAGCCACTACTCCGGCGGCAACGCCCAGAAGCTGATCGTGGCGCGCGAGCTCGAGCGCGGCCCGAGCGTCCTGGTGATGGCGCAGCCAACGCGCGGCGTCGACATCGGCGCCATCGAGTTCATCCACCGCCGCATCGTGGCGGCGCGCGATTCCGGCCTGCCGGTGCTGCTCGTCTCCGCCGACCTGAACGAGGTCATGAGCCTCTCGGACCGGATCATCGTGATGTACGAGGGGCGCGTGATGGGCGAGCTGACGGCCGACGCGGCCACGCCCGAGCGCCTGGGCCTGCTGATGGCCGGTTCCGTCGAGCAGCCCAGCGCGTGA